In the genome of Bacteroidota bacterium, the window AAGCATGAAACATAAATAGAGCTACAAATGCAAAGGAAATGCGTTGTAACAGTCCTGCATCATCGACACCTGCTGTTGGGTCAATAGCCCGTGTCAGCAATGGTGTGAACCACCACATTATAACAGCAATCACAATGCTTGCTATGTCTTTCAACCAACTCATTTGGCAGGGGTGAGGGATTCGAACCCTCATTTTGTGAATCATTGTTCGTTCACCGTTTTACCAATTAAAATAACCCCCGCTTGCCTGTGCACTTAAAACAAATCCGGACACAGGACTTTATCTAACACCCTCTTGGTTTTTCTTAATCAAGCTGCACTAATGCTATCTGCACAAAGTTAGTACCATCATAAATGAACGTACCGGTCTTTGTTTTGCTGATAGTACCTGCCACGCCCCCCACAATGCCTGTGCCTGCGGTAATGTTGCGTGCTGTGCTATCACTCTTAGCTTTGAGCACAAGAATAGCACCTGTTTTTGTTTCAGCATGTGCATCCACACTCAGTGCCATGTCTGCTGCCAGCTCTCCAAAATCAACAATTGTTACGTTGTCGTACACCTCAACCGTCTTGGTTGCTCCGGCAGTTTCTGTCTTCACATTCGCATTTCCAAATGGAAACAATGTTTTATAGTTCGGCTCGCTCATTTTTTATCCTCCTTGTCTTTTTTGTTTATTTCCTCAATTTTAGCTTCTCCTGCAGCTATCACAGTTTTGGCTTTCTCACCGTTGAGCAGAATGTCAACCTCCTCTACGGTGGTGGCTGCGTTAATGTCTGCAATGCGCGCCTCTGCAGTTTTCTTTACTTCGGAGGTAGCCTCAACAGACTCAGCCAACGAAGTAGCCTCAACCTTATGCACCACTTCCACTCTGCCTTCGGGGTGCGTGCTGCGCTGATGCAGCTTTGCTCTGTGTCCGTCCAAGAACGGCACTCCGTCTGTGGTTACGTAAATCTGGTTTACGTTCGGATTGGCTTCAAAAACTTCTTTATGCTTGCTCATAGTCTTTTATCCTGCTGTTTGAACCAAAGCGATTACCCCTTTTTTATCCTTTCGAATCTTGCCACCTGCCCACGCCTCAATGGAGAGGATAGAGCCGTCATAGGCGGGCTTGTTTTCCTCAATCATAACATTTGGCGAGCCTGTTGCTCTGTTTACCCAACCCTCGTACCAGAACAGACCTGCAAGGTTGTCAGAAGTAGCAGAAGCCGAGCCGAATGGCTTGTAAACAGGTGTGCCGTCATTGGTGTATCTTGCCACCGAGCTACGCATATAGATGTCAAAACCAAGCAAGCGACCGATAGTACCTTCAATCAAGTTTGCCTTGCCGATTTTGTCAGCTTCCACAAAGCCGTCTATTTTGAGCAAATCGCTCAAAAATTCAGCCGGCAATACACAACGTCTGCCACTTTGCGGCACGTCCATTCTGTTGAACTTCTCTGCAATGGTTATGAAGTCGTCCTTGCTGAACAGCTTCCTGTCGCCTGACTGCCCTGTTGAGGGTCCGCGTTTGGAGGTGCTGGTTGTTCTCACAATATTGTCCGCCCCGTTGGGAAACCATACGTCCATCAGTATCTCTGCTGTTTCCTTATTGATTTTCTCAATGTGGTTGCGGAGCAGGGATTGCCGCTTATTATATGAGTGAATAAATTCCTCGAAATTACCAATGCGGTTAGCATCGTTACTGATGTGTGTTAATGTGTACTGGTGGCTGTCATCATCTCTCTGCACAACAGGTTTGGGATAGACCTCCCTGTCTCTCACCGTGTTAGGTGCTGCACCCGCAATGCCTGTTTTAACATATCTCGCCCCTGTCATAGAGTGGACTTCTACCAGTGGGCTATCGTCCACAGAACTATGGTAAAACTCATTATTGGGATAGATATTTTCTTCGATATCGCGTTTAAATATTGTTACAATAGATGCCTCCAATAAACTATTTTGAGGTAAGTTAATGAGCAGCCTTTGTGGATAGAACTGTACCGCCACTTTGATCATAGGCGCAACCCACCAGTACTGCATCACAGGCACGTCAAATGTTTGTTCAACCGCACCCAACATCAAGCCTGACATAAGCATTACGCCCATCAGACTGAGTAAAAATTTAAAAATTCCTTTCTTTTTCATTGCTTTATTTTTCTTCTTCGTAAAATTCGTTGAACAACTTGTTGTAGGCTTCCTCATTGTTAGCCTTCATCGCTTTTAATCCCTCCGGATCTTTCTTTTCCCAGTCGCGAATAGTCCAGCTTGCGCGGGGCTGCTTGGCATTGGGTTCTTTTTCTCCGTTTGCAGGAGTTTTTTCAAGCGCGTTGTTGATGTCAATGCGCTTAGGTAGCGATTTAAGAGCCGTTACACCGCTCTCAAAGTCCGCGTTCAGGATTTTTTCCCATGCCGGTCTTTGTTCAGCAGTTATGCTTCCTGTGCTTACTGCATTTTCCAGTTCGCCTTTAATGACAGCCTCTGTGTTGGCTTTCAGTTTGTTTTGCAGCTCTGCAATCTGCTTGTCGCGCTCTGAGAGAGCCGCCTCTACCTGTGAGGCAAAAGCCTGTTCGGGGCTGTCCTCGTTCAGGTTGTGTGCCACCTTCATGCGGTTGAACACGTCCAAAATTGGTTTTTTCATTTTAATATTTTCGCTATCTTTATTTTCGTTGTCATTTTTGGGCAAAAAGTTGTTGTAATAATTAATTACATCCTTAACCTCCTTACCTTTGAGTGTGGCTGCGGGTGCAGCTTTCTCTCCCTGCAACACCTCGTCTATCAGACCTGCTTTTAATGCGGCTTTTGCATCAAACCATTTGTTGGTGCCGCGAATAAGCCAAGTACTTACAACATCTTCCGGTTGTTTGGTACGTTCCAGCAAGAGGGCTTTTATTTTATCCTCCTCTTGCTTCATCAGTGTCACATAACTTTCCATGTCTTCGGCTTCTCCTTCTGACACTCCGCTTGGTCTGTGTATCATCAAGCGAGCATTTGGCTGCATCACTCTCTTGTCGCAAGCCTGTAAAATAACGGCTGCTGCGCTCGCAGCCACACCGTCCACAATGCCTGTTACCTGTACTGATGAATTGCGTATCTTGTCGATGATTGACATTGCCTCAAAGAGGCTGCCTCCATTAGAGTTGAGGCGAATGGTAACATCTCCTTTGGTTGCCAACTTTTCAAAATCTGCCACAAATCCCTCAAAAGAGGTCTCTCCGTCAGCATTTCCGATATAACCGTATATGGTTATTTCGTTGGTTTTGTTGTTAATGCTATAAAAAGCCTTTCTGCTCATTAAATCAGCCACAAAATTGAAGTCATTTTTGCGGTTAAGAAAATTAGCAGTTATATTCCAAGTTTATTACATATATAATATAAAGATTATACATAAGAATATAATCTGCAACACCGATAAAAACATATATCAGTCGCAACTTTGTAGCTGAAAATATGGCATTAAGCAGAGCAGATAAAGAAGCGTTGGCTCTGGACTTGTTTCTAAATACTGACAAGCCACAACGTGAGATATGTGAGATAGTGGGCTGGACTGAAAAAACGTTCACAGAAAAAAAGAAAAAAAACAGATGGGACGAGCTAAAGTCCGCTCACACACTCACTGCTAATAAAATAATTAGTAATATCTATAAAAAACTGTCTGAAGAAACAGAAAAAGACAGACTCGATGCTGACAAAATCATAAAGCTGGCAAACAGTATTGAGAAATTGAGCGACAGGCAAGCTACCATAAGCCAAATCATTAACGTGTTCAAAGAATTTACCACCTTCACAATGGAGCTAAACCCTGAACTGGCTAAAAAAATTAATGAGTTTCAAAAGAAGTTTATAGACCACAAAATAAATGGCTGACATAAAAAGACGCGACATACAGGAGTGGCTGCGGTTTTGCGAACAAGTGCAGAACACCACCAACATTCCTTTCAGGGAGAGCGACAAAGTGCAACAAGCCCGCAAGTCCCGTGCACTAAAAGACTATAACTATTTTGTAAAGACTTATTTTCCGCTTTACGCAGACAGCGACTGCGGATACTTCCACATAGAGGCAGCCAACCGCATAGCCCGCGACAAGAACTGCTTTGCCATATTGGAATGGGCAAGAGAACACGCCAAATCTGTACACGCCAATATCATTATTCCCATGTGGCTGCTTGCAAAAGGCGAGCTTACAGGCATGATACTCATGGGTAAGAACGAAGACGATGCGGCTAACCTGCTATCTGATGTGCAGGCGCAGCTTCAATACAACC includes:
- a CDS encoding Clp protease ClpP; translated protein: MSRKAFYSINNKTNEITIYGYIGNADGETSFEGFVADFEKLATKGDVTIRLNSNGGSLFEAMSIIDKIRNSSVQVTGIVDGVAASAAAVILQACDKRVMQPNARLMIHRPSGVSEGEAEDMESYVTLMKQEEDKIKALLLERTKQPEDVVSTWLIRGTNKWFDAKAALKAGLIDEVLQGEKAAPAATLKGKEVKDVINYYNNFLPKNDNENKDSENIKMKKPILDVFNRMKVAHNLNEDSPEQAFASQVEAALSERDKQIAELQNKLKANTEAVIKGELENAVSTGSITAEQRPAWEKILNADFESGVTALKSLPKRIDINNALEKTPANGEKEPNAKQPRASWTIRDWEKKDPEGLKAMKANNEEAYNKLFNEFYEEEK